A stretch of Colletotrichum lupini chromosome 2, complete sequence DNA encodes these proteins:
- a CDS encoding helix-loop-helix DNA-binding domain-containing protein has product MADVMSEHPDLSELARSPSPGQKRKRDDDLSDSMSPSRKRSSAEGLSDVDTAAFIENAVEAAHAAAQNGVSAADFSALQQAAAAEHSEAADPANASSTAAAALGSMYPTLHVPPTTEEQFAAQSNNDPTHGQDHGFGHADLSPPDGLPGLPPVPQPTNGLQSVQPQQSHQPHQHQQPPPPQHRYSSGSAGTPAKKPDVGSEEWHKMRKDNHKEVERRRRETINEGINELAKIVPNCEKNKGSILQRAVTFINQLKENETQNIEKWTLEKLLTEQAIAELSASNDKLKQECERLYKELETWKRVAQNADQTPHTAANVEVASSPQQAHIDLANLQRESQQDQHGALLYGPSALFVDEVSDEHEPPHHQLDTPQYHSPIPSIDCAIHQLDVPQRQASASFDPLRQPRSIAPRVISPHTTPPSAIAPPIPPRRFHSPQSSGFAASIPQGVCQIENLDSDPSFYFSPYTPSQQ; this is encoded by the exons ATGGCCGACGTCATGAGTGAGCATCCTGACTTATCGGAGTTGGCCCGCTCCCCATCTCCCGGCCAGAAGCGAAAGCGCGACGACGACTTGTCTGATTCGATGAGTCCTAGCCGAAAGCGTTCCAGTGCTGAAGGACTTTCAGATGTGGACACTGCAGCTTTCATTGAGAATGCTGTCGAGGCTGCCCATGCCGCTGCCCAGAACGGTGTCTCCGCCGCGGATTTCAGCGCTCTGCAACAAGCTGCCGCTGCTGAGCATTCCGAGGCAGCTGATCCGGCCAATGCTTCCAGCACCGCTGCTGCCGCCCTTGGATCCATGTATCCCACCCTTCATGTTCCTCCTACCACCGAGGAGCAGTTTGCTGCACAGTCGAACAACGATCCGACCCACGGTCAAGACCATGGTTTCGGCCATGCTGACCTGAGCCCGCCGGACGGGCTCCCAGGTCTTCCCCCTGTCCCTCAGCCCACGAATGGCCTTCAGTCTGTGCAACCTCAGCAATCCCACCAACCTCACCAGCATCAGCAACCTCCCCCACCTCAGCACCGTTATTCGTCTGGATCAGCCGGCACTCCCGCTAAGAAACCGGACGTCGGTTCAGAGGAATGGCATAAGATGCGCAAGGACAACCACAAAGAGG TCGAGCGCCGTCGCCGTGAAACAATCAATGAAGGCATCAATGAGTTGGCCAAGATTGTGCCCAATTGCGAGAAGAACAAAGGCTCCATCCTTCAGCGTGCCGTCACATTCATCAATCAACTCAAGGAGAATGAGACGCAAAACATCGAGAAGTGGACTCTTGAGAAGCTGCTTACGGAGCAAGCTATAGCAGAGCTCAGTGCCTCCAACGATAAGCTGAAGCAAGAGTGCGAACGTCTCTACAAGGAACTAGAGACTTGGAAACGAGTTGCTCAGAATGCGG ATCAGACCCCTCACACTGCGGCCAACGTGGAGGTGGCGTCATCTCCTCAGCAGGCTCACATCGATCTGGCGAACCTCCAGCGTGAGAGTCAGCAGGACCAGCATGGTGCCCTTCTGTACGGACCCTCCGCCCTCTTCGTCGATGAGGTCAGCGATGAACATGAACCGCCTCACCATCAGCTTGACACTCCTCAGTACCATTCACCCATCCCCTCAATCGATTGTGCTATCCATCAGCTTGACGTCCCCCAGCGCCAAGCTTCCGCCTCTTTCGACCCCCTTCGCCAGCCACGTTCGATTGCGCCTCGGGTGATCTCTCCTCATACGACTCCTCCTAGCGCGATTGCTCCTCCGATTCCTCCCAGAAGATTCCATTCGCCTCAATCTTCTGGGTTCGCTGCTTCGATCCCACAGGGCGTCTGTCAGATCGAGAACCTGGACTCCGACCCTTCTTTTTACTTTTCACCTTATACCCCCAGCCAGCAGTAA
- a CDS encoding glutamate 5-kinase produces MAEAGGPTYMKHREGRKPLTVVLKLGTSSIVDEKTHQPLLSILSLIVETAVKLRKDGHRVVIVSSGAIGVGLLRMEMDRRPKHLSTLQALAAIGQCRLISLWDDLFGHFRQPVAQILLTRNDIADRTRYLNAQNTFNELLDMGVIPIVNENDTLAVSEIKFGDNDTLSAIAAGMVHADMLFLMTDVDCLYDKNPRAHPDAQAIEVVEDISSIQADAGSALGTGGMMTKIVAARLATQAGVTTVITRSSNPGNIVKIVRYVQAQQKYTSSSSSPHLGAAPDGEDPDNHHDGHDHTEDPLAQSTASLHIDQAVEKPPLHTRFLPSTDPIRDRHFWLIHGLKPHGTLYIDAGAHSALLRKAGLLPAGVLDVEGNFAQQEAVRLVVVDRLHAPSTTGKLWGGTPVEVGRALVNYAAPEIMRIKGHQSSDIGGLLGYADSEYVAERQHIRIFDRESRPVTPSIEKVKEQVVEEVISGITGYEQKT; encoded by the exons ATGGCGGAAGCGGGTGGTCCTACGT ACATGAAGCACCGCGAGGGCCGGAAACCTCTGACGGTGGTGCTGAAACTTG GCACCAGCTCTATCGTGGACGAGAAGACACATCAGCCCTTACTCTCCATCCTGAGTCTTATTGTTGAGACGGCCGTGAAGTTGAGGAAAGATGGCCATAGGGTGGTCATTGTCTCATCTGGCGCCATCGGTGTTGGTCTTCTTCGGATGGAAATGGACAGACGGCCAAAGCACTTGTCAACACTACAG GCGTTAGCGGCTATCGGCCAATGTAGACTCATCAGCCTATGGGACGATCTGTTCGGCCACTTCAGACAGCCCGTCGCACAGATTCTGCTCACCAGAAACGACATTGCAGAT CGGACACGGTACCTCAATGCCCAAAACACATTCAACGAGCTGCTCGATATGGGCGTCATTCCCATTGTGAACGAGAACGACACGCTGGCCGTCTCAGAAATCAAGTTTGGCGATAACGACACCCTCTCCGCCATCGCCGCGGGTATGGTCCACGCGGACATGCTGTTCCTCATGACGGACGTAGACTGCCTCTACGACAAGAACCCCAGAGCACACCCCGACGCCCAGGCAATCGAGGTTGTTGAGGACATTTCAAGTATCCAAGCAGACG CGGGATCCGCCCTCGGCACCGGTGGCATGATGACCAAAATCGTCGCCGCAAGGCTAGCAACGCAAGCAGGTGTGACAACCGTCATCACCCGCTCCTCCAACCCGGGCAACATCGTCAAGATCGTCCGCTACGTCCAAGCCCAGCAAAAGTacacctcctcctcttcctcgccgCACCTGGGCGCCGCCCCGGACGGCGAGGACCCCGATAACCATCACGACGGCCACGACCACACCGAAGACCCGTTAGCGCAGTCGACGGCCTCCCTCCATATAGACCAAGCCGTCGAGAAGCCCCCGCTGCACACCCGCTTCCTCCCCTCCACAGACCCCATTCGCGACCGCCACTTCTGGCTCATCCACGGTCTCAAGCCCCACGGCACGCTCTACATCGACGCGGGAGCCCACAGCGCCCTCCTCCGCAAAGCGGGTCTCCTCCCCGCGGGCGTCCTCGACGTCGAGGGTAACTTCGCGCAGCAGGAGGCCGTCCGCCTCGTCGTCGTGGACCGCCTCCACGCGCCCAGCACCACGGGTAAGCTGTGGGGCGGCACGCCCGTCGAGGTCGGTCGCGCGCTCGTCAACTACGCCGCGCCAGAGATTATGCGCATCAAGGGACATCAGAGCTCCGATATTGGCGGCCTGCTGGGGTACGCTGACAGCGAGTACGTGGCGGAGAGGCAGCACATTCGCATCTTTGATCGGGAGAGTCGGCCGGTGACGCCGAGTATCGAGAAGGTCAAGGAGCAGGTCGTCGAAGAGGTGATTTCAGGTATCACGGGTTATGAGCAGAAGACATAG
- a CDS encoding peptidase M76 family protein, giving the protein MTILDDKQAAALGPSAPSTATPSPTTSSSPPAQQGQQKQPPRELTNDPARTGFDPQTKWWMNYFNILTGRMTAEGAFHYREARYRANEERDCKRCEEHRDWLLAFSPTVRFLNEKIAGLNGTLDASNIQCRRCPARLTEDGEVHRQSGGFSPAHGIMICANEVRDRKHLEDTLSHEMVHAWDHLRWKVDWMGDLDLKHAACTEIRASMLSGECRWTREAFTRGNWSLSQQFQDCVRKRAIQSVLNRPRCKDDVQATKVVNQVWESCFSDTRPFDEVYR; this is encoded by the exons ATGACAATCCTCGACGACAAACAAGCGGCGGCACTGGGCCCTTCAGCCCCCTCGACAGCGACCCCTTCCCCAAcaacatcatcatcaccaccCGCGCAACAAGGGCAGCAGAAACAACCACCGCGCGAGCTCACCAACGACCCCGCTCGCACCGGCTTCGACCCGCAGACAAAGTGGTGGATGAACTACTTCAACATCCTCACGGGCCGCATGACAGCCGAAGGCGCCTTCCACTACCGCGAGGCCCGGTACCGCGCCAACGAGGAGCGCGACTGCAAGCGCTGCGAGGAACACCGCGACTGGCTCCTCGCCTTCTCCCCGACCGTGCGCTTCCTCAACGAAAAGATCGCCGGCCTCAACGGCACCCTCGACGCGTCCAACATCCAGTGCCGCCGGTGCCCCGCGCGCCTGACCGAGGACGGCGAGGTCCACCGCCAGTCGGGCGGCTTCAGCCCCGCCCACGGCATCATGATCTGCGCCAACGAGGTCAGGGACCGGAAGCACCTGGAGGATACACTCTCGCACGAGATGGTGCATGCGTGGGATCACCTGCGGTGGAAGGTGGATTGGATGGGTGATCTGGATTTGAAGCATGCAGCGTGTACAGAG ATCCGAGCATCGATGCTCAGCGGCGAGTGCAGATGGACAAGAGAGGCTTTTACAAGAGGCAACTGGAGCCTGTCTCAGCAGTTCCAGGACTGCGTGCGGAAGCGCGCGATACAGTCCGTCCTCAACCGACCCAGGTGCAAGGATGATGTGCAGGCGACCAAGGTGGTGAACCAGGTCTGGGAGTCCTGCTTCAGCGATACGCGGCCCTTTGACGAGGTTTACAGGTGA